A genome region from Streptomyces katrae includes the following:
- a CDS encoding helix-turn-helix transcriptional regulator, protein MPGVTEALGSQPGNQRPEDLAAGRLTDAEALSRGIAMRTLYQDSARNQPHVATYAHWLLSQGGEVRTAATIPPRMVIIDRSQALVPIDPADNRKGALYVTEPGILAALLDLFEQAWNTAVPLGAAHPEDTRTGLTATERELLRLLGSGLTDDAAGQRLGISSRTVGRHMSSIMERLGASSRFEAGIKAAHRGWL, encoded by the coding sequence GTGCCAGGTGTCACCGAGGCCCTCGGAAGCCAGCCCGGCAACCAGCGGCCCGAGGACCTCGCCGCCGGCCGACTCACCGACGCCGAGGCCCTCTCCCGCGGCATCGCCATGCGGACCCTCTACCAGGACTCGGCCCGCAACCAACCGCACGTCGCCACCTACGCCCACTGGCTGCTCAGCCAGGGCGGCGAGGTCCGCACCGCGGCCACCATCCCGCCGCGCATGGTGATCATCGACCGCAGCCAGGCACTCGTCCCGATCGACCCCGCGGACAACCGCAAGGGCGCCCTGTACGTGACCGAACCCGGCATCCTCGCCGCCCTGCTCGACCTCTTCGAACAGGCCTGGAACACGGCCGTCCCCCTCGGCGCCGCCCACCCCGAGGACACCCGGACCGGACTCACCGCCACCGAACGCGAACTACTGCGCCTGCTCGGCTCCGGACTCACCGACGACGCCGCAGGCCAGCGCCTGGGAATCTCATCCCGCACCGTCGGCCGCCACATGTCCTCGATCATGGAGCGCCTCGGCGCCAGCAGCCGCTTCGAAGCCGGAATCAAAGCAGCGCACCGCGGCTGGCTCTGA
- a CDS encoding glucose-1-phosphate thymidylyltransferase, translating into MKALVLSGGMGTRLRPFTYSMPKQLIPIANRPVLLHVMDNLRALGVREVGVIVGERRDEISAVLGDGSPVGMEVTYIRQDAPLGLAHCVRIARDFLGDDDFVMYLGDVMLTDGIVEMAERFARNRPEAQVVVQRVADPRAFGLAETDADGRVTALVEKPEHPRGDLAMVGVYFFTPAVHEAVAAIGPSARGELEITDAVQWLVAEGREVRAEVYPGFWKDTGRVDDIIECNRQVLGSLRRAVAGAVCPDSEVVGDVVVDPTARVTRSRIVGPAVVGAGSVISDSHIGPYTAIGDGCVLDDTGVADSIVLAGATVRDVPGIHGSVIGRGAAVSSGRSRHRLLVGDDARVEVAV; encoded by the coding sequence ATGAAAGCCCTGGTCCTGTCCGGGGGTATGGGCACACGCCTGCGCCCCTTCACGTACTCGATGCCCAAACAGCTGATCCCGATCGCCAACCGGCCCGTCCTCCTGCACGTCATGGACAACCTGCGCGCGCTCGGCGTGCGCGAGGTCGGGGTGATCGTCGGGGAGCGCCGCGACGAGATATCCGCGGTGCTGGGCGACGGCTCGCCGGTGGGGATGGAGGTGACCTACATCCGCCAGGACGCGCCGCTCGGGCTCGCGCACTGCGTGCGGATCGCCCGGGACTTCCTGGGCGACGACGACTTCGTCATGTACCTCGGGGACGTGATGCTGACCGACGGCATCGTCGAGATGGCCGAGCGGTTCGCCCGCAACCGCCCCGAGGCGCAGGTGGTCGTGCAGCGGGTTGCGGACCCGAGGGCGTTCGGGCTGGCCGAGACGGACGCCGACGGGCGGGTGACGGCCCTGGTGGAGAAGCCCGAGCACCCGCGGGGCGACCTGGCGATGGTCGGCGTGTACTTCTTCACGCCCGCGGTGCACGAGGCCGTCGCGGCGATCGGGCCCAGCGCGCGCGGCGAGCTGGAGATCACCGACGCGGTGCAGTGGCTGGTCGCCGAGGGCCGCGAGGTGCGGGCCGAGGTCTATCCGGGCTTCTGGAAGGACACCGGGCGCGTCGACGACATCATCGAGTGCAACCGCCAGGTACTGGGTTCGCTGCGGCGCGCCGTGGCGGGCGCGGTCTGCCCGGACAGCGAGGTCGTCGGCGACGTGGTCGTGGACCCGACGGCGCGGGTGACGCGCTCGCGGATCGTCGGGCCGGCCGTCGTCGGCGCGGGCTCGGTGATCAGCGACAGCCACATCGGCCCGTACACCGCCATCGGGGACGGCTGCGTCCTCGACGACACGGGCGTGGCCGACTCGATCGTGCTGGCCGGGGCGACCGTGCGGGACGTTCCGGGCATCCACGGTTCGGTGATCGGCCGGGGCGCCGCGGTCAGTTCGGGCCGCTCGCGCCACCGGCTGCTGGTCGGCGACGACGCCCGGGTGGAGGTGGCGGTGTGA
- the rfbB gene encoding dTDP-glucose 4,6-dehydratase encodes MRLLVTGAAGFIGSHYVRTLLAGGYAGYEDARVTVVDKLTYAGNRDNLPAAHPRLDFVRADVCDTALLRELLPGHDAVVHFAAESHVDRSIDGAAAFTATNVGGTQSLLEACLASGVERVVHVSTDEVYGSIAEGMWTEEWPLAPNSPYAASKAGSDLLARSYWRTHGLDVSITRCSNNYGPYQHVEKLIPRFVTNLLEGRPVPLYGQGANVREWLHVDDHCRAVQLVLASGGAGEIYNVGGGNELANRDITYQLLELCGAGPEMVRYVADRKGHDLRYALDDSKIREQLGYEPRVPFERGLAETVQWYRDRPDWWKPLLDGGGAAADAGAAAFAGGRAAA; translated from the coding sequence GTGAGGCTGCTGGTGACCGGCGCGGCCGGATTCATCGGGTCGCACTACGTGCGCACCCTGCTGGCCGGCGGGTACGCCGGCTACGAGGACGCCCGGGTGACGGTGGTGGACAAGCTCACCTACGCCGGCAACCGGGACAACCTGCCCGCCGCGCACCCCCGGCTGGACTTCGTGCGCGCCGACGTGTGCGACACGGCGCTGCTGCGCGAGCTGCTGCCGGGCCACGACGCGGTGGTGCACTTCGCGGCCGAGTCCCACGTGGACCGGTCGATCGACGGGGCCGCCGCCTTCACGGCGACCAACGTCGGCGGGACGCAGAGCCTGCTGGAGGCGTGCCTGGCCAGCGGGGTGGAGCGGGTGGTGCACGTGTCCACCGACGAGGTGTACGGCTCGATCGCCGAGGGCATGTGGACGGAGGAGTGGCCGCTGGCCCCCAACTCCCCGTACGCCGCATCCAAGGCGGGCTCGGACCTGTTGGCGCGCAGCTACTGGCGCACCCACGGGCTGGACGTGTCCATCACGCGCTGCTCCAACAACTACGGGCCGTACCAGCACGTGGAGAAGCTCATCCCCCGGTTCGTGACGAACCTGCTCGAGGGGCGGCCCGTGCCGCTGTACGGGCAGGGCGCCAACGTCCGCGAGTGGCTGCACGTCGACGACCACTGCCGGGCCGTGCAGCTGGTGCTGGCCTCGGGCGGGGCCGGTGAGATCTACAACGTGGGCGGCGGGAACGAGCTGGCCAACCGGGACATCACCTACCAGCTGCTGGAGCTGTGCGGGGCGGGTCCGGAGATGGTCCGGTACGTCGCCGACCGCAAGGGGCACGACCTGCGGTACGCCCTCGACGACTCCAAGATCCGCGAGCAGCTGGGGTACGAGCCCCGGGTGCCGTTCGAGCGGGGCCTGGCCGAGACCGTCCAGTGGTACCGCGACCGGCCCGACTGGTGGAAGCCGCTGCTGGACGGCGGCGGCGCGGCCGCCGACGCGGGCGCCGCGGCGTTCGCGGGCGGGAGGGCCGCCGCGTGA
- a CDS encoding NDP-hexose 2,3-dehydratase family protein has protein sequence MRERLAASAARREAGVQLRTGEFPAWLAERGRAHRFSVARIPFAGLDGWDFDTDTGNLRHRSGRFFTVEGLSVRTTAGPVPSWQQPIIRQHEVGVLGILMKEFDGVPHFLMQAKMEPGNPNLLQLSPTVQATRSNYTRVHGGAAVRYLEYFMGPRRGRTVCDVLQSEHGSWFYRKNNRNVIVETTEDVPAHEDFCWLTLGQLYELLGRDNTVNMDSRTVLSALPLPGAAGGDADSGGRALLSDAEVQGWLTSHRSEHAWHIERVPLLGLPGWYRTGDTVARHDGRFFRVVAVSVRAASREVGSWSQPLLEPVGMGVTAFVVRDIGGVRHVLVQAKAEGGLPGVVELGPTVQCVPGNHPAGRWPFLLDHVLSAGPARVLYSAVHAEEGGRFRNAESRYLVVEADEAVPLRPPAEYAWLTVPQLSDMVRQGRQVNVQARTLLACLASLA, from the coding sequence CTGCGGGAGCGGCTGGCGGCGTCCGCCGCCCGGCGCGAGGCGGGCGTCCAGCTGCGGACCGGGGAGTTCCCGGCGTGGCTTGCGGAGCGCGGGCGGGCCCACCGCTTCTCGGTGGCCCGGATCCCGTTCGCCGGCCTGGACGGCTGGGACTTCGACACGGACACCGGGAACCTGCGGCACCGCAGCGGCCGGTTCTTCACCGTCGAGGGGCTGTCCGTGCGGACGACGGCGGGGCCGGTGCCCTCCTGGCAGCAGCCGATCATCCGCCAGCACGAGGTGGGCGTCCTGGGGATCCTGATGAAGGAGTTCGACGGGGTCCCGCACTTCCTGATGCAGGCGAAGATGGAGCCCGGCAACCCCAACCTGCTCCAGCTCTCCCCCACCGTGCAGGCCACCCGCAGCAACTACACGCGGGTGCACGGCGGCGCCGCCGTGCGCTACCTGGAGTACTTCATGGGGCCGCGGCGCGGGCGCACCGTCTGCGACGTGCTCCAGTCCGAGCACGGCTCGTGGTTCTACCGCAAGAACAACCGCAACGTGATCGTCGAGACGACGGAGGACGTGCCGGCGCACGAGGACTTCTGCTGGCTGACGCTGGGGCAGCTGTACGAGCTGCTGGGGCGGGACAACACCGTCAACATGGACTCGCGGACCGTGCTGTCGGCGCTGCCCCTGCCCGGCGCGGCCGGCGGGGACGCGGACAGCGGCGGCCGGGCGCTGCTGAGCGATGCCGAGGTGCAGGGCTGGCTGACCTCGCACCGCTCCGAGCACGCCTGGCACATCGAGCGGGTCCCGCTGCTCGGGCTGCCCGGCTGGTACCGCACCGGCGACACCGTGGCCCGGCACGACGGCCGCTTCTTCCGGGTGGTGGCCGTCTCCGTACGGGCCGCCAGCCGCGAGGTGGGGAGCTGGAGCCAACCGCTGCTGGAGCCCGTCGGGATGGGGGTGACCGCCTTCGTCGTGCGCGACATCGGCGGGGTGCGCCACGTCCTGGTGCAGGCCAAGGCGGAGGGCGGGCTGCCGGGGGTGGTCGAGCTGGGCCCGACGGTGCAGTGCGTGCCGGGCAACCACCCGGCCGGGCGGTGGCCGTTCCTGCTGGACCACGTGCTGTCCGCGGGCCCCGCCCGGGTCCTGTACTCGGCGGTGCACGCCGAGGAGGGCGGCCGGTTCCGCAACGCCGAGAGCCGCTACCTCGTGGTCGAGGCGGACGAGGCGGTGCCCCTGCGGCCCCCCGCCGAGTACGCCTGGCTGACCGTGCCCCAGCTGTCCGACATGGTGCGCCAGGGCCGGCAGGTCAACGTGCAGGCCCGCACCCTGCTGGCCTGCCTCGCCTCCCTCGCCTGA
- a CDS encoding Gfo/Idh/MocA family protein → MDPVRVGVLGCASIARRRVLPALTAAPAARLVAVAGRSPDRTAEVAAAFGCEATGYGELLARPDVEAVYVPVPTGLHARWVRAALLAGKHVLAEKPLTTDARQSAALTALAGERGLVLRENFMFLHHSQHAAVARLLAAGALGVLRSFEAAFTIPAPPPEDIRHRADLGGGALLDVGVYPLRVAQLFLGPGLEVVSAAFDAGAPGAVDTGGSVVVRSAAGVTGRLAFGMDHAYRSQYALHGTGGSLRVDRAFTPPADLRPVLRLSGPGGEREVLLEADDQCANTVRAFAEAVRAPLRDPGPGRESVALARLADEVRRVATVSRSHGI, encoded by the coding sequence GTGGATCCCGTCCGTGTCGGCGTGCTCGGCTGCGCCTCCATCGCCCGCAGGCGGGTGCTCCCCGCGCTGACCGCCGCCCCCGCCGCCCGGCTCGTCGCCGTCGCCGGCCGCAGCCCGGACAGGACCGCCGAGGTGGCGGCCGCCTTCGGCTGCGAGGCGACCGGCTACGGGGAACTGCTGGCGCGGCCGGACGTGGAGGCGGTGTACGTGCCCGTGCCGACCGGGCTGCACGCCCGGTGGGTCCGGGCGGCGCTACTCGCGGGCAAGCACGTCCTGGCCGAGAAGCCGCTGACCACCGACGCCCGCCAGAGCGCCGCGCTGACGGCGCTGGCCGGCGAACGCGGCCTGGTGCTGCGGGAGAACTTCATGTTCCTGCACCACTCCCAGCACGCCGCGGTGGCCCGGCTGCTCGCCGCCGGCGCCCTCGGCGTGCTGCGCTCGTTCGAGGCCGCGTTCACGATTCCGGCGCCGCCGCCCGAGGACATCCGCCACCGCGCCGACCTCGGCGGCGGCGCCCTCCTCGACGTGGGCGTCTACCCGCTGCGCGTCGCCCAGCTGTTCCTGGGGCCCGGACTGGAGGTGGTGTCCGCCGCGTTCGACGCCGGTGCGCCCGGTGCCGTCGACACCGGCGGGAGCGTCGTGGTGCGCTCCGCCGCCGGAGTGACGGGGCGGCTGGCCTTCGGCATGGACCACGCGTACCGGTCGCAGTACGCCCTGCACGGCACCGGCGGCAGCCTTCGCGTGGACCGGGCGTTCACCCCGCCCGCCGACCTGCGCCCGGTGCTGCGGCTGAGCGGCCCGGGCGGCGAGCGGGAGGTCCTGCTGGAGGCGGACGACCAGTGCGCCAACACCGTGCGCGCCTTCGCCGAGGCGGTGCGCGCCCCGCTCCGCGATCCGGGGCCGGGGCGGGAGTCGGTGGCGCTGGCCCGGCTGGCGGACGAGGTGAGGCGCGTCGCGACCGTGAGCCGTTCACACGGCATATGA
- a CDS encoding AfsR/SARP family transcriptional regulator → MEIRVLGPLTAHEEGTSVVPTAGKPRQIFATLALNADCPVPISTLIKELWGESAPRSAVRTLQTYIMQLRQRIEAVLADGDPRSAKDVLTTEGSAYRLAVSRERVDIARYERTAAAGRTARAAGDDAAASTLLSRALGLWRGPALVDVPVGRVLEAEALRWDEDRLLTLEQRIDCDLRLGRHRELVPELRVLTARYPMDDRFCRHFMLALYRSGYTWRALEAYQRLHAELTAELGLRLPRDVERLQHLILSEDPELDLPGSVAHRERALLFA, encoded by the coding sequence GTGGAGATCCGCGTGCTCGGACCGTTGACGGCCCACGAAGAGGGGACGTCGGTCGTGCCCACCGCCGGCAAGCCCCGGCAGATCTTCGCCACGCTCGCCCTGAACGCCGACTGCCCCGTGCCGATCTCCACGCTGATCAAGGAGCTGTGGGGGGAGTCGGCCCCGCGCAGCGCGGTGCGCACCCTGCAGACGTACATCATGCAGCTGCGCCAGCGCATCGAGGCCGTCCTGGCGGACGGCGACCCGCGCTCGGCCAAGGACGTGCTGACCACGGAGGGCAGCGCCTACCGGCTGGCGGTCTCCCGGGAGCGGGTGGACATCGCGCGCTACGAGCGCACCGCTGCGGCGGGCCGTACGGCCCGGGCCGCCGGTGACGACGCGGCCGCCTCCACCCTGCTGTCCCGGGCGCTGGGCCTGTGGCGCGGCCCGGCGCTGGTGGACGTGCCGGTGGGGCGGGTGCTGGAGGCGGAGGCGCTGCGCTGGGACGAGGACCGGCTCTTGACACTGGAGCAGCGCATCGACTGCGACCTGCGGCTGGGGCGGCACCGGGAACTGGTGCCGGAACTGCGGGTGCTGACGGCCCGCTACCCGATGGACGACCGGTTCTGCCGGCACTTCATGCTGGCGCTGTACCGCTCCGGCTACACCTGGCGGGCGCTGGAGGCGTACCAGCGGCTGCACGCGGAGCTGACCGCGGAGCTGGGCCTGAGGCTGCCGAGGGACGTGGAGCGGCTCCAGCACCTGATCCTGTCCGAGGACCCGGAGCTGGACCTGCCGGGGTCGGTGGCGCACCGCGAGCGGGCCCTGCTGTTCGCCTGA
- a CDS encoding response regulator transcription factor: MIRVMLAEDLYILRRALASLLALESDLDVVAEVESGHDILPTARRLRPDVAVLDIDLPGVDGITAAAALHEELPECRVLILTSLGKPGTLRRALEARVCGFLPKDAEPARLTAAIRAVAEGQRVVDPQLALSALDGGHETPLTPRETEVLELAARGEGAKQIASRLFLSVGTVRNYLTSSVNKLGARNRVDAIRIARESGWM; this comes from the coding sequence ATGATCCGCGTCATGCTCGCCGAGGATCTGTACATATTGCGCCGCGCGCTGGCTTCCCTGCTGGCGTTGGAGAGCGACCTCGACGTGGTCGCCGAGGTCGAATCCGGCCATGACATCCTGCCGACGGCCCGCCGGCTGAGACCGGACGTGGCGGTGCTCGACATCGACCTGCCGGGGGTGGACGGCATCACCGCGGCCGCGGCGCTCCACGAGGAGCTGCCCGAGTGCCGGGTGCTGATCCTGACCAGTCTGGGCAAGCCCGGCACCCTGCGCCGGGCCCTGGAGGCGCGGGTGTGCGGCTTCCTGCCCAAGGACGCCGAGCCGGCGCGGCTGACCGCGGCGATCCGGGCGGTGGCCGAGGGACAGCGGGTGGTCGACCCGCAGCTGGCCCTGTCCGCCCTGGACGGTGGTCACGAGACCCCGCTGACGCCCCGCGAGACGGAGGTGCTGGAGCTCGCCGCCAGGGGCGAGGGTGCCAAGCAGATCGCCTCCCGGCTCTTCCTGTCCGTCGGGACGGTGCGCAACTACCTGACCAGCTCGGTCAACAAGCTCGGCGCCCGCAACCGGGTCGACGCCATCCGCATCGCCCGCGAGTCCGGCTGGATGTGA